A window of the Streptomyces formicae genome harbors these coding sequences:
- the ispG gene encoding flavodoxin-dependent (E)-4-hydroxy-3-methylbut-2-enyl-diphosphate synthase yields MTAISLGMPSVPTKLADRRVSRKIQVGSVAVGGDAPVSVQSMTTTRTSDIGATLQQIAELTASGCQIVRVACPTQDDADALATIARKSQIPVIADIHFQPKYVFAAIDAGCAAVRVNPGNIKQFDDKVKEIARAAGDAGTPIRIGVNAGSLDARLLKKYGKATPEALVESALWEASLFEEHGFRDIKISVKHNDPVVMVNAYRQLAAQCDYPLHLGVTEAGPAFQGTIKSAVAFGALLSEGIGDTIRVSLSAPPAEEVKVGIQILESLNLRQRRLEIVSCPSCGRAQVDVYKLADQVTAGLEGMEVPLRVAVMGCVVNGPGEAREADLGVASGNGKGQIFVKGEVIKTVPESKIVETLIEEAMKIAEQMEKDGVLSGEPEVSVS; encoded by the coding sequence ATGACCGCGATTTCTCTCGGAATGCCGTCCGTTCCGACCAAGCTCGCCGACCGGAGGGTCAGCCGCAAGATCCAGGTCGGCTCGGTCGCCGTCGGTGGGGACGCTCCCGTCTCCGTGCAGTCGATGACGACGACGCGGACGTCCGACATCGGCGCGACCCTTCAGCAGATCGCCGAGCTGACCGCGTCCGGTTGCCAGATCGTCCGCGTCGCCTGCCCCACGCAGGACGACGCCGACGCGCTCGCCACGATCGCCAGGAAGTCGCAGATCCCGGTGATCGCGGACATCCACTTCCAGCCGAAGTACGTCTTCGCCGCGATCGACGCGGGCTGCGCGGCGGTCCGGGTGAACCCGGGCAACATCAAGCAGTTCGACGACAAGGTCAAGGAGATCGCGCGGGCCGCGGGCGACGCGGGCACCCCGATCCGTATCGGCGTCAACGCCGGCTCGCTCGACGCCCGGCTGCTGAAGAAGTACGGCAAGGCCACCCCCGAGGCGCTCGTCGAGTCCGCCCTGTGGGAGGCGTCGCTCTTCGAGGAGCACGGCTTCCGCGACATCAAGATCTCGGTCAAGCACAACGACCCGGTCGTGATGGTCAACGCCTACCGCCAGCTGGCCGCCCAGTGCGACTACCCGCTGCACCTCGGAGTCACCGAGGCCGGCCCCGCCTTCCAGGGCACCATCAAGTCCGCCGTCGCCTTCGGCGCCCTGCTCAGCGAGGGCATCGGCGACACCATCCGGGTCTCGCTCTCCGCGCCGCCGGCCGAGGAGGTCAAGGTCGGCATCCAGATCCTGGAGTCGCTCAACCTGCGCCAGCGCCGGCTGGAGATCGTCTCCTGCCCGTCCTGCGGCCGCGCCCAGGTCGATGTCTACAAGCTCGCCGACCAGGTCACGGCCGGTCTTGAGGGCATGGAGGTGCCGCTGCGCGTCGCCGTCATGGGCTGTGTCGTCAACGGCCCGGGCGAGGCCCGCGAGGCGGACCTCGGTGTCGCCTCCGGCAACGGCAAGGGCCAGATCTTCGTCAAGGGCGAGGTCATCAAGACCGTGCCCGAGTCGAAGATCGTCGAGACCCTCATCGAAGAGGCGATGAAGATCGCCGAGCAGATGGAGAAGGACGGCGTCCTCTCCGGCGAGCCCGAGGTCTCCGTCAGCTGA
- a CDS encoding GNAT family N-acetyltransferase, whose product MLMQTTTRVLDPGDLGAALAVLESEPVANAFVTSRVQVAGLDPWRLGGEMWGWYEDGRLRSLCYSGANLVPICATPEAVRAFADRARRTGRRCSSIVGPAESTGLLWRILEPSWGPAREVRSNQPLMVTEAMPQDIAPDPYVRRIRKDEMEVIMPACVAMFTEEVGVSPLAGDGGLLYQARVAELVGTGRSFARIDDGKVVFKAEIGAATPQACQIQGVWVAPEFRGRGLSETGMAAVLRYALADVAPVVSLYVNDFNTAARAAYRRVGFREVGAFMSVLF is encoded by the coding sequence TTGTTGATGCAGACGACCACCCGGGTCCTCGACCCCGGAGACCTCGGCGCCGCGCTCGCCGTCCTGGAGAGCGAGCCCGTCGCCAACGCCTTCGTCACGTCCCGCGTCCAGGTCGCCGGGCTCGACCCCTGGCGGCTCGGCGGCGAGATGTGGGGCTGGTACGAGGACGGCCGGCTCCGGTCGCTCTGCTACTCCGGCGCCAACCTCGTGCCCATCTGCGCCACCCCCGAAGCCGTACGCGCCTTCGCCGACCGCGCCCGCCGGACCGGCCGCCGCTGCTCGTCCATCGTCGGCCCCGCCGAATCCACCGGACTGCTGTGGCGGATCCTCGAACCCAGCTGGGGACCGGCCCGCGAGGTCCGCTCCAATCAGCCGCTGATGGTCACCGAGGCCATGCCGCAGGACATCGCCCCCGATCCGTACGTCCGCCGCATCCGGAAGGACGAGATGGAGGTGATCATGCCCGCCTGCGTGGCCATGTTCACCGAGGAGGTCGGGGTCTCACCGCTCGCGGGCGACGGCGGACTGCTCTACCAGGCGCGCGTCGCCGAGCTCGTCGGCACCGGGCGCTCCTTCGCCCGGATAGACGACGGCAAAGTCGTCTTCAAGGCCGAGATCGGCGCGGCGACCCCCCAGGCATGCCAGATCCAGGGCGTCTGGGTCGCCCCCGAGTTCCGCGGCCGTGGCCTCTCCGAGACCGGCATGGCCGCCGTCCTCCGGTACGCCCTCGCCGATGTCGCACCCGTCGTCAGTCTGTACGTCAACGACTTCAACACCGCCGCCCGCGCGGCGTACCGCCGCGTCGGGTTCCGCGAGGTGGGCGCGTTCATGAGCGTGCTGTTCTGA
- a CDS encoding GNAT family N-acetyltransferase has translation MEHEVAVGPVNLAARVDDALAVQALAFGLSEDEIAIRRHIVLRHLLCPGACALGATTPDGRLVGFVYGMPNDRTHWWSTVVEPYLRRSGSDDWLDDSFVITELHVHPAHQGRGIGRSLITTITDAAAQPRSILSAIDTESPARGLYRALGYQDLARHVLFPSAPKPYAVMGAPLPLRRG, from the coding sequence ATGGAACACGAAGTCGCGGTCGGCCCCGTCAACCTCGCGGCCCGCGTCGACGACGCGCTCGCCGTGCAGGCCCTCGCCTTCGGGCTGAGCGAGGACGAGATCGCGATCCGCCGCCATATCGTGCTCCGCCACCTGCTCTGCCCCGGCGCCTGCGCCCTGGGCGCGACGACCCCCGACGGCCGGCTCGTCGGCTTCGTGTACGGCATGCCCAACGACCGCACCCACTGGTGGTCCACGGTCGTCGAGCCGTACCTGCGCAGGAGCGGCTCCGACGACTGGCTCGACGACTCCTTCGTCATCACCGAGCTCCATGTCCACCCCGCCCACCAGGGCAGGGGCATCGGCCGCTCCCTGATCACCACCATCACGGACGCCGCCGCCCAACCCCGCTCGATCCTCTCCGCGATCGACACCGAGAGCCCGGCCCGCGGGCTCTACCGGGCACTCGGCTACCAGGACCTGGCCCGCCACGTCCTGTTCCCGAGTGCGCCGAAGCCGTACGCGGTGATGGGAGCACCGTTGCCGCTGCGGCGGGGCTGA
- a CDS encoding proline--tRNA ligase: protein MAAQVQRMSRLMVKTLRDDPADAETLSHKLLVRAGYVRRNAAGIWSWLPLGMRVLENVARVVREEMDAIGAQEVLLPALLPKEPYEATGRWDEYGAELFRLQDRKGADYLLGPTHEEIFTQLVKDQCTSYKDLPVILYQIQTKYRDEARPRSGILRGREFQMKDSYSFDTSDEGLAESYRLHREAYIKIFSRLGLEHRIVSAVSGAMGGSASEEFLAPAPAGEDTFVYCPSCDYAANTEAVTFTAPVVEGVEHGPVEELDTPDTPTIEALAEHLGVPASATLKNLLVKVDGEIVAVGVPGDREVDLGKLTDHLAPATVELVTAEDFEGRPDLVRGYVGPQGLEKVRYIADPRVAPGTAWITGANKPDTHAKNVVCGRDFQVDDQLDVVVVEDGDPCPSCGTGLKLDRAIEIGHIFQLGRKYADAFQLDVLGQHGKPVRVTMGSYGIGVSRAVAALAEQHADEQGLCWPREIAPADVHVVAAGKALQTELALDVAEQLGAAGARVLVDDRVGVSPGVKFTDAELIGVPKILVAGRRSAEGVVELKDRRTGEREELPVAEAIARVLS from the coding sequence ATGGCAGCCCAGGTCCAGCGCATGTCCCGTCTGATGGTCAAGACACTGCGCGACGACCCGGCGGACGCGGAGACGCTCAGCCACAAGCTCCTGGTCCGCGCGGGCTACGTCCGCCGCAACGCCGCCGGCATCTGGAGCTGGCTGCCGCTGGGCATGCGCGTGCTGGAGAACGTCGCGCGCGTCGTCCGCGAGGAGATGGACGCGATCGGCGCGCAGGAGGTCCTGCTGCCCGCGCTGCTGCCCAAGGAGCCGTACGAGGCGACCGGGCGCTGGGACGAGTACGGCGCGGAGCTCTTCCGCCTCCAGGACCGCAAGGGCGCGGACTACCTGCTGGGCCCGACGCACGAGGAGATCTTCACCCAGCTGGTGAAGGACCAGTGCACCTCGTACAAGGACCTGCCGGTCATCCTGTACCAGATCCAGACGAAGTACCGGGACGAGGCTCGTCCGCGCTCCGGCATCCTGCGCGGCCGTGAGTTCCAGATGAAGGACTCGTACTCCTTCGACACCTCCGACGAGGGCCTGGCGGAGTCGTACAGGCTGCACCGCGAGGCGTACATCAAGATCTTCAGCCGGCTCGGCCTGGAGCACCGCATCGTCTCCGCCGTCTCCGGGGCGATGGGCGGCTCGGCCTCCGAGGAGTTCCTCGCGCCCGCGCCGGCGGGCGAGGACACGTTCGTGTACTGCCCGTCCTGCGACTACGCAGCGAACACCGAGGCCGTCACCTTCACGGCCCCTGTCGTGGAGGGCGTGGAGCACGGGCCGGTCGAGGAGCTGGACACCCCCGACACTCCGACGATCGAGGCGCTGGCCGAGCACCTCGGCGTCCCGGCGTCCGCCACGCTCAAGAACCTCCTCGTGAAGGTCGACGGCGAGATCGTCGCGGTCGGCGTGCCGGGCGACCGCGAGGTCGATCTGGGCAAGCTCACCGACCACCTCGCGCCGGCCACCGTCGAGCTGGTCACCGCCGAGGACTTCGAGGGCCGGCCCGACCTGGTCCGCGGCTACGTCGGCCCGCAGGGCCTGGAGAAGGTCCGCTACATCGCCGACCCGCGCGTCGCGCCCGGCACGGCGTGGATCACCGGCGCGAACAAGCCGGACACGCACGCGAAGAACGTCGTCTGCGGCCGTGACTTCCAGGTCGACGACCAGCTCGACGTCGTCGTGGTCGAGGACGGCGACCCGTGCCCGTCGTGCGGGACCGGCCTGAAGCTGGACCGCGCGATCGAGATCGGCCACATCTTCCAGCTGGGCCGCAAGTACGCGGACGCCTTCCAGCTCGACGTGCTGGGCCAGCACGGCAAGCCGGTCCGCGTGACCATGGGCTCCTACGGCATCGGCGTCTCGCGTGCGGTCGCTGCGCTGGCCGAGCAGCACGCGGACGAGCAGGGCCTGTGCTGGCCGCGCGAGATCGCCCCGGCCGACGTGCACGTCGTGGCGGCGGGCAAGGCCCTCCAGACCGAGCTGGCGCTCGACGTCGCCGAGCAGCTCGGCGCGGCGGGGGCGCGGGTCCTGGTGGACGACCGTGTGGGCGTCTCCCCGGGCGTGAAGTTCACGGACGCGGAGCTCATCGGTGTTCCGAAGATCCTCGTCGCCGGCCGCCGCTCGGCGGAGGGCGTCGTCGAACTCAAGGACCGCCGCACGGGCGAGCGCGAGGAGCTCCCGGTGGCCGAGGCGATCGCCCGCGTCCTGTCCTGA
- a CDS encoding aminoglycoside phosphotransferase family protein: MAFEPPQRLVRALPLGESEWLGQLPKLLEDAVVRLGLDVERVVAPGGRSSLVALVRRPDGSPAALKLVPPSAAAGLERAALECWNGFGAVRVLDASEGALLLERLHPEVSVRSLPESKALLEAAGTVRRLWVEPPAGHGFETVAERTGRQAAALSEHSDEAPPALVAGALGAREELLAGAAEELLLHGNFRQSKVLGGDRVPWLAVGPEPLVGERAYDLARLVRDRVEDLIATASGPSAARRRVNRLADSLDLDPDRLRGWTLFRAVESATRAMASGRGREAELSLELAAWL, translated from the coding sequence ATGGCTTTCGAACCGCCCCAGCGTCTGGTGCGGGCGCTCCCGCTCGGCGAGAGCGAATGGCTCGGGCAGCTGCCCAAGCTCCTGGAGGACGCGGTCGTCCGGCTCGGCCTGGACGTGGAACGGGTGGTCGCCCCCGGTGGGCGCAGCAGCCTGGTCGCCCTCGTACGGCGACCGGACGGCTCGCCCGCGGCGCTGAAGCTCGTCCCGCCGTCCGCGGCGGCCGGTCTGGAGCGCGCCGCGCTGGAGTGCTGGAACGGGTTCGGCGCGGTCCGGGTGCTGGACGCGTCCGAGGGGGCGCTGCTGCTGGAGCGGCTGCATCCCGAGGTGTCGGTGCGGTCGCTGCCGGAGTCGAAGGCGCTGCTGGAGGCGGCGGGGACGGTGCGGCGGCTGTGGGTGGAGCCGCCCGCCGGCCATGGCTTCGAGACGGTCGCCGAGCGTACGGGGCGGCAGGCCGCCGCGCTGTCGGAGCACTCGGACGAGGCGCCGCCCGCGCTCGTGGCCGGGGCGCTGGGGGCGCGGGAGGAGCTGCTGGCCGGGGCCGCCGAGGAACTGCTTCTCCACGGCAACTTCCGGCAGAGCAAGGTCCTCGGCGGCGACCGGGTGCCGTGGCTGGCGGTCGGGCCGGAGCCACTGGTCGGTGAGCGGGCGTACGACCTGGCCCGCCTCGTCCGCGACCGGGTCGAGGACCTCATCGCGACGGCCTCGGGCCCCTCGGCGGCCCGCCGCCGCGTGAACCGCCTGGCGGACTCCCTGGACCTGGACCCGGACCGGCTGCGCGGCTGGACCCTCTTCCGCGCGGTGGAGTCCGCCACCCGCGCGATGGCCTCCGGCCGCGGCCGCGAGGCGGAACTGTCCCTGGAGCTGGCGGCCTGGCTGTAG
- a CDS encoding ferritin-like domain-containing protein, whose amino-acid sequence MSTLDAARAAQAALAAEHAAVYGYGVVGGRVAPARRAEATAAYEAHRARRDALERTVRDLGGKPVVADAAYVLPFPVPDAAAAVRLAAVLEDRVAGVYSDLVRAAEGPLRREAAGALREAAVRAVRWRGSGVAFPGLTELTEPAVAAGRTAGRSPGQ is encoded by the coding sequence ATGAGCACCCTCGACGCCGCGCGGGCCGCACAGGCCGCGCTCGCCGCCGAGCATGCGGCGGTGTACGGGTACGGCGTCGTCGGCGGCCGCGTCGCCCCCGCAAGGCGGGCGGAGGCAACGGCTGCCTACGAGGCGCACCGCGCGCGCCGTGACGCCCTGGAGCGGACGGTGCGTGACCTGGGCGGGAAGCCGGTGGTCGCGGACGCCGCCTACGTTCTGCCGTTCCCGGTTCCGGACGCGGCCGCGGCCGTACGGCTCGCCGCCGTGCTCGAGGACCGGGTCGCGGGCGTCTACTCCGACCTGGTGCGCGCCGCCGAGGGTCCGCTGCGGCGGGAGGCCGCCGGTGCGCTGCGCGAAGCGGCGGTGCGGGCGGTCCGGTGGAGGGGCAGCGGCGTAGCCTTTCCGGGGCTCACGGAGCTCACCGAGCCGGCCGTCGCGGCCGGCCGGACCGCCGGGCGATCGCCCGGGCAGTGA
- the rimP gene encoding ribosome maturation factor RimP — protein sequence MSTTQSERLRGLLEPLVSAVDLDLEEIELSRAGRRRVLRVVVDSEDGVDLDACAELSRVISDKLDETDAMGDGEYQLEVTSPGAERPLKEHRHYLRAKGRLARFQLTTPEGQPAGELVARILDLDDDGLDLEVPGVKGRKPTTRRIAFDEIAKARVEIEFSRKDKKEEEA from the coding sequence ATGAGCACCACCCAGAGCGAGAGGCTGCGCGGACTGCTCGAACCGCTCGTCAGCGCCGTGGATCTGGATCTGGAAGAGATCGAACTGTCCCGGGCCGGCCGTCGCCGTGTGCTGCGGGTCGTCGTGGATTCCGAGGACGGCGTCGATCTGGACGCCTGCGCCGAGCTGAGCCGTGTCATCTCCGACAAGCTCGACGAGACCGACGCCATGGGCGACGGCGAGTACCAGCTCGAAGTGACCTCCCCGGGCGCCGAGCGCCCGCTCAAGGAACACCGCCACTACCTGCGCGCCAAGGGCCGGCTGGCCAGGTTCCAGCTGACCACCCCGGAGGGACAGCCCGCCGGCGAGCTGGTCGCGCGGATCCTGGACCTGGACGACGATGGCCTCGACCTGGAGGTGCCGGGCGTGAAGGGCCGCAAGCCCACCACCCGGCGCATCGCTTTCGACGAGATCGCCAAGGCGCGCGTGGAGATCGAGTTCAGCCGCAAGGACAAGAAGGAAGAGGAGGCGTAG
- the nusA gene encoding transcription termination factor NusA, which yields MDIDVKLLRGLAQEKEIAFDLLVEAIESALLIAYHRTPDSRRHARVVLDRQTGHVTVWAKEDPSELEEGQEPREFDDTPHDFGRIAASTARQVIQQRLRDAENDVTFGEYARREGDVVAGQVQQGKDPKNVLVKLDDKLEAILPVQEQVPGEDYTHGLRLRTYVVRVAKGVRGPSVTLSRTHPNLVKKLFALEVPEIADGSVEIAAIAREAGHRTKIAVRSTRSGLNAKGACIGPMGGRVRNVMAELHGEKIDIVDWSEDPGEMVANALSPARVSKVEIVDLAARSARVTVPDYQLSLAIGKEGQNARLAARLTGWRIDIRPDTEQPAEQG from the coding sequence GTGGACATCGACGTGAAGCTCCTGAGGGGCTTGGCACAGGAGAAGGAGATTGCCTTCGACCTGCTGGTCGAAGCGATCGAGTCGGCCCTCCTCATCGCGTACCACCGGACCCCGGACAGCCGCCGCCACGCGCGCGTCGTGCTCGACCGCCAGACCGGTCATGTGACCGTGTGGGCCAAGGAGGACCCGTCCGAGCTCGAGGAGGGGCAGGAGCCCCGCGAGTTCGACGACACCCCGCACGACTTCGGCCGTATCGCCGCCTCGACCGCCCGCCAGGTGATCCAGCAGCGGCTGCGGGACGCCGAGAACGACGTCACCTTCGGCGAGTACGCCCGCCGCGAGGGCGATGTCGTCGCCGGCCAGGTCCAGCAGGGCAAGGACCCCAAGAACGTCCTGGTCAAGCTGGACGACAAACTGGAGGCCATCCTGCCGGTGCAGGAGCAGGTGCCCGGCGAGGACTACACGCACGGTCTGCGGCTGCGCACGTACGTCGTCCGGGTGGCCAAGGGGGTGCGCGGCCCGTCCGTCACCCTGTCGAGGACGCACCCCAATCTGGTGAAGAAGCTCTTCGCCCTGGAGGTCCCGGAGATCGCGGACGGCTCGGTCGAGATCGCCGCGATCGCCCGTGAGGCCGGCCACCGGACCAAGATCGCCGTGCGGTCGACCCGCAGCGGCCTGAACGCCAAGGGCGCGTGCATCGGCCCGATGGGCGGCCGGGTGCGCAATGTGATGGCCGAGCTGCACGGCGAGAAGATCGACATCGTCGACTGGTCGGAGGACCCGGGCGAGATGGTCGCCAACGCGCTCTCCCCGGCGCGGGTCTCCAAGGTCGAGATCGTCGACCTCGCCGCCCGCTCCGCCCGGGTGACGGTGCCGGACTACCAGCTGTCGCTGGCGATCGGCAAGGAAGGGCAGAACGCCCGGCTCGCCGCCCGCCTCACCGGATGGCGTATCGACATCCGCCCGGACACCGAGCAGCCGGCCGAGCAGGGCTGA
- a CDS encoding YlxR family protein, with protein sequence MSGRTQARACPERTCVGCRERAAKSDLLRIVAIEGACVPDHRGTLPGRGAYLHPASVCLDLAVRRRAFPRALRVQGPLDTADVRLAVEKTAAQAAP encoded by the coding sequence GTGTCTGGCCGGACGCAAGCCCGCGCCTGCCCTGAGCGAACCTGCGTGGGATGCCGGGAGCGAGCGGCCAAGAGCGATCTGCTGCGCATCGTGGCGATCGAGGGTGCGTGCGTCCCCGATCATCGCGGTACGCTGCCCGGCCGGGGTGCGTATCTGCACCCCGCCTCGGTCTGTCTCGACTTGGCGGTCCGCCGCCGGGCGTTCCCGAGGGCCCTCAGGGTCCAGGGACCGCTCGATACCGCGGATGTACGCCTGGCCGTCGAGAAGACGGCGGCGCAGGCAGCACCGTAA
- a CDS encoding DUF503 domain-containing protein yields MFVGTLSFDLLLGDVRSLKEKRSVVRPIVAELQRKYAVAVAEVGGQNLHRRAEIGLAAVSGDPAHLTDVLDRCERLVAARPEVELLSVRRRLHGDED; encoded by the coding sequence ATGTTTGTGGGGACGCTGTCCTTCGACCTGCTTCTCGGCGATGTTCGGTCGCTGAAGGAGAAACGCTCCGTGGTCCGCCCGATCGTGGCCGAGCTCCAGCGCAAATACGCGGTGGCCGTGGCCGAAGTGGGCGGCCAGAACCTCCACCGCAGGGCCGAGATCGGCCTCGCGGCGGTGTCCGGGGATCCGGCACACCTCACAGACGTACTGGACCGGTGCGAGCGCCTTGTCGCCGCCCGGCCAGAAGTGGAGCTGCTGTCGGTTCGACGGCGGCTGCACGGTGACGAAGACTGA
- the rbfA gene encoding 30S ribosome-binding factor RbfA, which translates to MADNARARKLADRIQVVVAETLDRRIKDPRLGFVTITDARVTGDLREATVFYTVYGDDEERAASAAALESAKGVLRSEVGRQTGVRFTPTLTFVPDALPDTARTIDDLLDKARAKDAEVRQTAVGKSHAGEADPYRKPEDEDEDGDAEGEGEASA; encoded by the coding sequence GTGGCCGACAACGCGCGAGCCCGCAAGCTGGCCGATCGCATCCAGGTCGTGGTCGCGGAGACCCTGGACCGGCGTATCAAGGATCCGCGGCTGGGCTTCGTCACGATCACGGACGCCCGCGTCACCGGCGACCTGCGGGAGGCCACGGTCTTCTACACGGTCTACGGGGACGACGAGGAGCGTGCCGCGTCCGCCGCGGCGCTGGAGTCCGCCAAGGGCGTCCTCCGCTCCGAGGTGGGCAGGCAGACCGGGGTCCGCTTCACGCCGACCCTGACCTTCGTCCCGGATGCCCTGCCGGACACGGCGCGGACCATCGACGACCTGCTCGACAAGGCCCGGGCCAAGGACGCGGAGGTCCGCCAGACCGCCGTGGGCAAGTCGCACGCGGGCGAGGCCGACCCGTACCGCAAGCCGGAGGACGAGGAT